A portion of the Desulfobacterales bacterium genome contains these proteins:
- a CDS encoding response regulator transcription factor — protein sequence MTIKVLIADDHDIIRDGLKALIDKKSGMEVIAEAKNGRQAVQLAVKLKPDVIVMDISMPELNGIDASRQIMSELPSTKIIALSIHTQKRFVVGMFKAGVSAYLPKYSASEELFNAISTVMKGQIYISPKIAGVVIKDYLNRLPETEKYGIEILTEREREVLQLIAEGSKTKDIATKLHVSVSTVETHRRQIMEKLNLFSIAELTKFALKEGLISLDT from the coding sequence ATGACCATAAAAGTATTAATTGCAGATGACCACGATATTATAAGAGACGGTTTAAAAGCTTTAATAGACAAAAAATCAGGCATGGAAGTTATTGCTGAAGCAAAAAATGGCAGGCAAGCTGTTCAATTGGCTGTAAAGCTAAAACCAGATGTTATAGTTATGGATATAAGTATGCCGGAATTAAATGGCATTGATGCATCTCGTCAAATAATGTCCGAACTTCCATCAACAAAAATTATAGCTCTTTCTATTCATACCCAAAAAAGATTTGTTGTAGGTATGTTTAAAGCAGGTGTTTCCGCGTATTTGCCTAAATATTCAGCATCAGAAGAATTATTTAATGCGATCAGTACCGTAATGAAAGGACAAATATATATTAGTCCTAAAATCGCAGGGGTTGTAATAAAAGACTATCTTAATCGTTTGCCTGAAACAGAAAAATACGGAATAGAAATTTTAACAGAAAGGGAGCGGGAAGTCTTGCAATTAATAGCTGAAGGCTCAAAAACAAAGGATATTGCTACAAAGCTTCATGTTAGCGTATCAACTGTTGAAACCCACCGTAGGCAAATTATGGAAAAACTTAATCTTTTCAGCATAGCTGAACTGACAAAGTTCGCTTTAAAAGAAGGGCTTATTTCCCTTGATACTTAG
- a CDS encoding DUF3592 domain-containing protein encodes METKATFVSLILFGAFYICIGAYFLNKARRSEFWPKTSATIKHCAIVEDYDEAPTFQTTISYSYTINKTQYDGYQIYDGYQATGSYEPHKAIYEYLKDAQTVEVRYNPSNPSDSVIAYGLSKQHLSFIIFGGLFVLITVMATLYKFSPDTFNNPIYWFVVCSIFFSGVIGYIKLLASVEDNIIQRIKILGKN; translated from the coding sequence ATGGAAACAAAAGCTACATTCGTTAGTCTCATTCTATTTGGAGCATTTTATATTTGCATAGGAGCATACTTTCTAAACAAAGCACGAAGATCAGAGTTTTGGCCCAAAACATCAGCCACTATTAAACATTGCGCTATAGTTGAAGATTATGACGAGGCTCCTACTTTTCAGACAACTATTTCTTATTCATATACTATTAATAAGACTCAATATGACGGATATCAAATATATGACGGATATCAAGCAACTGGATCATACGAACCACATAAAGCTATTTATGAATATCTAAAAGATGCTCAAACTGTAGAAGTAAGATACAATCCATCAAATCCAAGTGATTCTGTCATTGCTTATGGTTTAAGCAAACAACATTTATCTTTTATTATTTTTGGCGGATTATTCGTATTAATAACGGTGATGGCCACATTATATAAATTTTCTCCAGATACATTTAACAATCCAATTTATTGGTTTGTGGTATGTTCAATATTTTTTTCTGGAGTTATCGGATACATAAAGCTGTTGGCTTCAGTCGAAGATAATATTATCCAACGAATTAAAATTTTGGGAAAAAATTAG
- a CDS encoding ectoine synthase, translating to MKRIEVFKENSFSDKSFKKFLVHDSPYFKILNFNFSAGQELPIHSHDIEGQLAITVLEGNGEFLGKDNSTFSANTGDVLISDISEPHGIRAKTNMRVLVTIAPPI from the coding sequence ATTAAGCGTATTGAAGTATTCAAAGAAAATAGTTTCAGTGACAAGAGCTTTAAGAAATTTTTAGTTCATGACTCACCCTATTTCAAAATACTAAATTTTAATTTCAGTGCCGGCCAGGAATTACCCATTCATTCCCACGACATTGAGGGACAATTAGCCATCACAGTTCTTGAAGGCAACGGAGAATTTCTAGGTAAAGACAACTCTACTTTTTCGGCAAACACTGGTGATGTTCTTATTTCAGATATTAGTGAACCACACGGAATTAGAGCAAAAACAAACATGAGAGTATTGGTTACAATAGCACCGCCAATATGA
- a CDS encoding sugar transferase has translation MITSKRIFDLTFAGLLFFILSPVLVSIAITIKLNDKGNVFFKQKRIGFKGKPFLMYKFRTMVKNAEKIGGSLTIGKDPRITKIGFWLRKFKLDEIPQLINVINNEMSIVGPRPEVQKYVELYNNEQKEVLNLMPGITDPASIKYSNESAILKKFSDPEDAYIKIIMPEKIQINLNYASSATIWTDFYVILQTLKIFDIR, from the coding sequence ATGATAACTTCAAAGCGTATTTTTGATTTAACTTTTGCAGGGTTACTTTTTTTTATTTTATCCCCTGTTTTAGTTTCAATTGCTATTACAATAAAATTAAACGATAAAGGAAACGTTTTTTTTAAGCAGAAAAGAATCGGTTTTAAGGGAAAACCATTTTTAATGTATAAATTCAGAACTATGGTTAAAAATGCCGAAAAAATCGGGGGATCTCTTACAATCGGCAAAGATCCTCGAATTACTAAAATTGGATTTTGGCTAAGAAAATTTAAACTTGACGAAATTCCCCAGCTTATAAATGTAATTAATAATGAAATGAGCATTGTGGGCCCTCGGCCAGAAGTTCAAAAATATGTTGAATTGTATAATAATGAACAAAAAGAGGTATTAAATCTAATGCCAGGAATTACTGATCCTGCTTCAATAAAATATAGTAATGAAAGTGCTATTCTAAAAAAATTTTCCGATCCTGAGGATGCTTATATTAAAATAATAATGCCTGAAAAAATACAGATTAATTTAAATTATGCATCTTCCGCTACGATATGGACTGATTTTTATGTTATTTTACAAACCCTAAAAATTTTTGATATTCGATAA
- a CDS encoding GAF domain-containing sensor histidine kinase codes for MKEILKKIFRPVLRKTYKSHRWLEEELSQLLENEYVISSISSMFINLSTNEISQGIDRALNILSEFLHEDYFCVFQLSKDRQYMNMTNEICAPHLPPHIQYYQNLPLDFFPWFRKQLEKYGLLQIPNLDTLPSEASSLKELFKAEGIQATLASSMVYNNEMIGLISVSSTTSKKKWTQNHITLLKTLSEILANVCARWRAEEELLKYQGKLRSLSSELLLIEEKERRRIAVELHDRIGQTLTVSRIKLGSLRNQVSSKFSKEIDEIGDLIEQTIHDTRSLTFELSPHILYEIGLSAAIEALSDDITERYGIEIEFKDDFNDSLMEESIRVLLFQAVRELFFNMVKHANAKHAIISIKDDEGIKIDIEDDGIGFNSSDVYTYDKKKKSFGLFSIRERLSHHGGYIDINSIPSKGTHITLFLPVKSEHFYKKSVLNYDHKSINCR; via the coding sequence ATATTTCGTCCAGTTTTACGAAAAACATATAAGTCCCATAGATGGCTTGAGGAAGAGTTATCCCAGCTTCTTGAGAATGAATATGTTATTTCGTCGATTTCATCCATGTTTATAAATTTATCCACGAATGAAATAAGCCAGGGCATTGATAGGGCTTTAAATATTTTAAGCGAGTTTCTCCATGAAGATTATTTTTGTGTATTTCAGCTTTCAAAAGATCGCCAATATATGAACATGACTAATGAAATATGCGCGCCTCATTTGCCCCCACATATTCAATATTACCAAAATCTTCCATTAGATTTTTTTCCTTGGTTTCGGAAACAATTAGAAAAATATGGACTTCTTCAAATTCCTAATTTAGATACATTACCTTCTGAAGCGAGTTCTTTAAAAGAGCTTTTCAAAGCTGAAGGTATTCAAGCAACCCTTGCAAGTAGCATGGTTTATAACAATGAAATGATCGGACTAATTTCTGTATCTTCAACAACTTCTAAAAAAAAATGGACTCAAAATCATATAACTCTTTTAAAAACATTATCTGAAATTTTAGCTAATGTTTGTGCAAGGTGGAGAGCTGAAGAAGAGCTTTTAAAATATCAAGGGAAACTTCGTTCCCTATCTTCTGAGCTTTTATTAATAGAAGAAAAAGAACGGCGCAGAATAGCAGTTGAATTACATGATCGTATAGGTCAGACTTTAACTGTATCAAGAATTAAATTAGGCTCTTTGCGTAATCAAGTTAGTTCTAAATTTTCAAAAGAAATTGATGAAATAGGCGACTTAATTGAGCAAACGATTCATGATACAAGATCCCTTACTTTTGAATTAAGCCCTCATATTCTTTATGAAATAGGGTTATCTGCAGCAATTGAAGCCCTTTCCGATGATATTACAGAAAGGTACGGTATTGAAATAGAGTTTAAAGACGATTTTAACGACAGTTTGATGGAAGAAAGTATAAGGGTTCTTCTTTTTCAAGCTGTAAGAGAGCTGTTTTTTAATATGGTGAAGCATGCTAATGCTAAACACGCTATTATTTCAATTAAAGATGATGAAGGAATAAAAATAGATATTGAAGATGACGGAATAGGTTTTAACTCTTCTGATGTTTACACCTATGATAAAAAAAAGAAAAGCTTTGGGTTATTTTCCATTCGTGAAAGATTGAGTCATCATGGCGGTTATATTGATATTAATTCAATTCCGTCAAAAGGGACTCATATAACTTTATTTTTACCTGTTAAATCTGAACATTTTTACAAAAAAAGTGTTTTAAATTATGACCATAAAAGTATTAATTGCAGATGA
- a CDS encoding glycosyltransferase family 4 protein, whose product MNILLINHYAGSVEHGMEYRPFYMAREWKKLGHKTLITAASFSHVRSKQPEFKKKIFYESIKGINYLWLKTPSYNGNGVGRIFNMFSFISMLFKQGQAIAREFKPKAVIASSTYPLDIFPAFYISKLSKAKLIFEVHDLWPLSPKELGGYSKYHPFIQIMQIAEDFAYKHADKIVSILPKTKEYMISRGLDPLKFNYIPNGVLIENETKHLPDDIQKILKNLKNNGKFLVCYAGSHGLANALEYFIDAAYLLKDENVAFILVGRGPAKESLKQKAYSLKNVFFFDTIHKLSMPDLLSFMDALYIGLKKETLFRFGISPNKLMDYMLAGKPVIHAIDAGNDIVKESGCGISIEPENPNAVYSAVKNLMALDKNSLEIMGNKGKEFILKNHSYSILSAQFLDVIKGISIEN is encoded by the coding sequence ATGAATATCTTATTAATAAATCATTACGCTGGTTCCGTAGAACACGGTATGGAATATAGACCTTTTTATATGGCTCGTGAATGGAAAAAATTAGGGCATAAAACCCTAATAACAGCCGCTTCTTTTTCCCATGTAAGATCCAAACAGCCTGAATTTAAAAAAAAAATTTTTTACGAAAGTATCAAAGGGATCAATTATTTATGGCTAAAAACTCCATCTTATAATGGAAACGGAGTTGGTCGCATTTTTAATATGTTTAGCTTTATTTCAATGCTTTTTAAACAAGGCCAAGCAATCGCCCGTGAATTTAAACCAAAGGCCGTTATTGCATCTTCAACATACCCTCTTGACATTTTTCCAGCTTTTTATATTTCAAAACTTTCAAAGGCAAAACTTATTTTTGAAGTTCATGATTTATGGCCTTTATCTCCTAAAGAGTTGGGAGGCTATTCAAAATATCATCCTTTTATTCAAATCATGCAAATTGCCGAAGATTTTGCCTATAAACATGCCGACAAAATAGTGTCAATCCTCCCAAAAACAAAGGAATATATGATTTCAAGGGGTCTTGATCCTTTAAAATTTAATTACATACCAAACGGAGTTTTAATCGAAAATGAAACAAAGCATCTACCTGATGATATCCAAAAAATTTTGAAAAATTTAAAAAACAATGGAAAATTTCTTGTTTGTTATGCAGGCAGTCATGGACTTGCAAATGCTCTGGAATATTTTATTGATGCTGCCTATCTTTTAAAAGACGAAAATGTCGCTTTTATTTTAGTAGGAAGAGGCCCTGCTAAAGAAAGTTTAAAACAAAAAGCTTATAGTTTAAAAAATGTTTTCTTTTTCGATACTATACATAAACTTTCAATGCCGGATCTTTTATCATTTATGGACGCTTTATACATAGGCTTGAAAAAAGAAACTCTTTTTAGGTTTGGGATAAGTCCAAATAAACTCATGGACTATATGCTTGCTGGAAAACCTGTCATCCACGCGATTGACGCTGGAAACGATATTGTAAAAGAAAGCGGTTGTGGAATTTCCATTGAGCCTGAAAATCCCAATGCTGTCTATTCAGCTGTAAAAAATTTAATGGCTTTAGATAAAAATAGCCTTGAAATTATGGGAAATAAAGGTAAAGAATTTATTTTAAAAAATCACTCTTACTCAATTTTATCAGCACAATTTTTAGATGTTATAAAAGGAATATCAATTGAAAATTAG
- a CDS encoding DegT/DnrJ/EryC1/StrS aminotransferase family protein: MRDEFISFSPPLIGDEEINEVIDTLKSNWITTGPKTKRFEKEFANYFNAPCALALNSCTASLHLALAANNIGEGDEVITTPMTFSATVNVIEHVGATPVLVDIEPDTLNIDAKKIEASITKKTKAIMVVHYAGHPVDLDSVFEIAKQKKIEVIEDAAHAVSAKYKGKYIGSGDNPVAFSFYATKNLTTAEGGMLTGNSDFIEKARILSLHGMNKDAWKRYDKAGSWYYEIVSPGFKYNMTDIQSSIGIWQLKKLSDFQKKREKIVEAYNSAFKGVNEIELPVKKGDIKHSWHLYVIKLNLDTLTIDRDIFINELTTRNIGASVHFIPIHIHPYYKNKYKFKAEDFPVALENFKKIISLPLNAALTDNEVNYIIEAVLDIIQIYKK; the protein is encoded by the coding sequence ATTAGGGATGAATTCATAAGCTTTTCTCCTCCACTAATTGGTGATGAAGAAATAAACGAGGTTATTGATACTTTAAAATCAAATTGGATAACTACTGGTCCTAAAACAAAACGTTTTGAAAAAGAATTTGCTAATTATTTTAACGCTCCTTGCGCATTAGCCCTAAATTCATGCACAGCCAGCCTTCACCTTGCCCTTGCTGCAAATAATATAGGAGAAGGAGATGAAGTAATAACTACTCCCATGACATTTTCCGCTACTGTTAATGTAATTGAGCATGTCGGAGCTACTCCTGTTTTAGTTGATATTGAACCAGACACATTAAATATTGATGCAAAAAAAATAGAAGCTTCTATTACAAAAAAAACAAAAGCTATCATGGTAGTTCATTACGCTGGTCATCCGGTTGATCTTGATTCCGTATTTGAAATTGCAAAACAAAAAAAAATTGAAGTTATAGAAGATGCCGCCCATGCTGTTTCAGCAAAATATAAAGGGAAATATATAGGTTCTGGCGATAACCCTGTTGCATTTAGTTTTTATGCCACAAAAAATCTTACTACAGCTGAAGGAGGAATGCTTACTGGAAATTCTGACTTTATTGAAAAAGCGAGAATTTTAAGCCTTCACGGAATGAACAAAGACGCATGGAAGCGTTATGATAAAGCTGGATCTTGGTACTATGAAATTGTTTCTCCGGGTTTTAAATATAATATGACAGATATTCAGTCATCTATAGGTATCTGGCAGCTTAAAAAATTATCTGACTTTCAAAAAAAAAGAGAAAAAATTGTAGAAGCTTATAATTCAGCCTTTAAGGGAGTTAATGAAATCGAACTTCCAGTAAAAAAAGGAGATATAAAACACTCTTGGCATCTTTATGTTATTAAACTGAATTTAGATACATTGACTATTGATAGAGACATATTTATAAATGAACTAACCACAAGAAATATAGGAGCGTCTGTTCATTTTATACCGATTCATATTCATCCTTATTATAAAAATAAATATAAATTTAAAGCAGAAGACTTTCCAGTCGCATTAGAAAATTTTAAAAAAATAATTAGCCTGCCTTTAAATGCGGCATTAACTGATAATGAAGTTAATTATATAATTGAAGCTGTTTTAGATATTATACAGATATATAAAAAATGA